CGTTCTTGCACTGAGCTTTGCTGCAGCACATCAGTGTTTAGATGTTGTGtaggggtgtttttgttttttttttttgtttgtttgtttgctgtttttttttcttcttctcctttttcttaacATCAATTAAAAGTTAATCATAGAGAAAGTACTATTTGTTATCCAGCTTCCAGGCAGTGGTAGCATATTGTGAGAAATAAATTTCGgtctgaatgaaataggctcaggcagaatcctctgtgaaacacgtttttattcacgttcttgcaagagcgggtgacctagcaagtaggcacactttcagttcttgaaatgcacctttttattccctaatcccggccgaatttttccctcccctgtttcccattggttgggtattccagggttcacagtctttccaaggcacctaaaattcttcccagatgtcttgcctctgtttacttctctttatgctacacctaaagggattatctgactagttttttttattttcttttgggtaaaaaaaaaattgctcaatgtcattagccctggttaaatgtttgactacccttctagacactaatgcagtatgaatcagtttgtccttttgtctgtgtgataagaaatgttctacaagcctttgctggagcctctttgtcttagtcattcccttgtcttgtcacctctgatggaaatggcttttctcctctgcaaaagcaatagcTGCCTTTCCTACAGTATGGCTTCAGTTCAAGAAATAATTCCCTGTTTTACAGGCTGTTTTACCCCGAAGCACTGTGACAAGTTGCCAGCAGAGGACTGGAAAGAAAATACGTTACTGGGCTTGATGACCCCACCTTTGTACATCAGCAAAgactgtgctgtgctgtgtcATCTGTTCTGTTGCACATGTGGAGATTAAATGTAGTCAAGATATTCAAAAAGCTGCTCAAATCTCCTCTGTATCCTTTTCACTGCTCTCTTTAACCTTTCTCCTGACCCATCACCATACATTTGCGAAGACCTTCCAACATTTCCTTGCATGCCTGCCCCATGTCATGAGTATTTGAGGTAGTTATGAGCACCCCCATTCTCTCTGcatctgtggttttgtgtatTATCCCAAGCACATCACTGACCCATCAGGACAAATTGGTAAAGCTATACTAAATGCTGGCCTGTAAGAGCTTCTATCTGTGAGGCCATTAATAAGAAATTGTTCCAGAGGGAACATGAAATGATTTTCAATAGATGTTCAATATGCTCCCATGGATTTTAGCACAATGTGCCAATGTTGCAACATGAATGAGGATGCAGAGCTTAAAACATGATGTAAGAAGCAtaatggaaagggaaagaagggtgCTTTCTGGCACACAGCTTTTCAGGAACAGccaaaaatcaaatgcaaaactttgtgtgtgtttcagatGCCAGTTCAAGGAGCAGAATTAATTCAGACTACTGGTAGTCCATGAAATGTAGGTAAGATCCCCACTGTGATGATAAGTAACATTTGAGAATTTCCGTGTGCTTTGCTGCAGCCAACCAGCTTATTGTCAAAAATCATGGTCACACTGAGATTAAAAAACTTCTAAGCAAATAACCATGCTATCTACAATTCAGTGTAGTTATATAGTGGAATAAAACATTAAgaaagcttccccccccccaccccccttttaaATTAAGTATGGTGCTGGTTGTTGAAatggaatattattttccttAGTTGTGCCAGTTTTGACCTTCCCATCAGTTTTCCCCAAGCAGGGTCACCGGGTAgatttttgttggtggtggtttgtttttaggGAAAAGGaacacaatgaggaaaaaaaaaaaatgaagctcaTTTACATGGATATGGACTAGTCCACTTTCaggagagattattttaaaagtctaaGAGAGGTAAACTatacagacaccaaaaaaaatatatgtattgcCCTTGTCTGGCACTCTCAGACTACTTTGGTAATCTCCAGGCCAACACAACACAGAAGTTTCACCAGACCAAATGTGTCACCCCACCTCAGCACACAATGCCCGAGAAGCGCAGCAGAGTCAGCAGCGTTACCAGTTCTTGCTGTTTCACCCATCGTTTAGGCAGGTGGGTGCAGAGTTTGAGTTCACCTTGTGGCAGCACAAGTGCGGTCTACACGGAAATAAAATGAACAGCCAGTTTAATGTGAGGTAGTCAACACTGGTTGCATGCTATGAGGACTGAATAGCAATTgttatatgaatatatatgtgtgtgtatatgcagtTGTTATACATTTCCAGACATCTGTAACTGCTGGGATCTTTAGACTTAGGCCAAATAGGAAGTTCTTAACTTATCCCTATAAAATTTATATGGCTTGATGGCCCTGGAATGAATGGTGCTAAAACCACATTAGAGGTACTTcaaaatacattgtatttttttgaatGCTTGTATACATTGTATTTTAGGAATACTTCCAAATACTGATAGTTTGTATCCTCAAGAGTacttggggtttggtttgtttttatttttgttgcattagAAAGAACATTTAAGAGTTCCTGCTTATCAGCTATTTAACTAAAAGCACAATTTAAAGTTCCCACTAGTTATTACACTGTCCCAATATAGGCGTGGAACTCCACTACTTTACTATATAGCACAGCCACCCTCAGCCTTGTCCCCCGGAAATGCAAAGCAGAGCTCCCAGAGTTTCCCCGAGACCCTCCATGAGGCTCCTCCAGGTGTTGGTTGTGGCAAAAGGGATGGTATTTTACCCTTTTTCCTCCTTGAGATATCTTTCCATAACCGTTTAATTTATCCATCAATCCTATAGATGTCTTTACTTAAATCCTGATTTGGGCTTTGGAGTTGttaattgcttttgctttttaaatataagGGGTTTATCTGACTGGAGGCTGATACACACGTGCTAATAGATCTATGATTTAATTGTAGAAGAGACTAGTTAAAAtgtgtaataaatagccagatcccttaaacagaaatggcacttattttattatagggacaaagtcaataaagcaaaagcacagcgccgggtgcatgactcaagtcagaggcaccccagctaacacttcaaccatgtcttatatacattcaatattgcatatgtattcactattttagacagagtaattgtttataatgattgattattattagtcctttttctcttctatttgtgtgtttccttctgaattgttcctgaggatcgatgatcttcagctccctcttcccatgcatgtgtttccttctggtaggatcgattatcatcaactcccttctcctatgtgtctgtttccttctgttaatcacttgtggagacTTTTggagttctcttttgtttctctcgggtgtttttcttcaggatgtttttcttcatagttgctgttagttgttatctttgaggtttctcatgtttcctaatttactaaaggttagttatccttataagtcaaagatttatagccttgttattatggtgaaagccaacaataccttcactatttttcacaaatGTAGGAATCAAATAGAAAGCTGTTTGTAAGAAGGTGACTAAGCAGAAAAGCCAAGAGGGCCTcatatcaaggaaaaaaaaacccaaccaaacaggCTATGACACTTCCCTAAGTGAGGTACTCACAATTCCAAAGCAGGCGATTGCTTGTATCATAAAACAGATTCTATCAATACATTTACATAATTTCGTAAAAGAAGGCATAAGAATTTTGAACAAGGTGGTCTGGAAAAAGAGTTAAAAGATAACGGtatatatttaaagaagaaaaccctgctgctttttatttctgtgtttggaaaAAGTAATCTATataaagaaatacacaaatataGGTATATATCCTCTAAAAGGACAGCAATTTTCTTTTTGCACATGTATCTAGTACACTTTCTGGGGGATGAGGGAGAAATGGTAAAGGGAAAGAACTAGGTACATTTCTTACCCTAAAAATGTGTGAGCCATTatgaataataaataagaaaaatgcaaggGGGTGGGGCTGTTTGcactaaaatacttcttttttctcatttccacagAAGTTCCACGAAATTATGCTAGTGAAGGACTTGCATAATGTTATGAGTTATCATAATAGGAAGactaaatgcaaattaaaacagaaaccaCACCGAAACAAAATACCTGAAAAGTTTTTAAGAAAAttctatttttcacatttcttaaaaacttatttatgtttatttaaatattgctctgttaaatggaaaaattatttcttattgaCAAAATCACTAGAAATTTGTGAAAATATGTgctgtgaaaaagaagaaaagaaaaacaccaggttgcctgaaactttttttttttttttaattgtgaaattGTGTTTGACCTCAGTACAAATGAGTTGAATATTATCTTTGTCAGGAAGTAAAGTTTATTAGTTTGAGCAAGTCTGCCTCAACCCAGGAAAGTTAGTGTTCTAATATTAGTATTTTGGTTTTAACCATTAAAAATATGAGTAGCATTCCTATTTAAATAGCACATGTTTAGCAAGGAGTTAGTTATATCAAGCATTAGTATCAGAGTGTTGTAACAGTTTTTTGTCTCCATTAAGGTGATGAGCAAGAACAGGGCTCTTGCTTCGCCAGTTGGAAGCATTCCCTGAACACAAAGTTGCAATTTGTGCTGCTTGGTTACAGTCTGTTCTCTCAGAAGAATTCTTTAggctttcagattttctttcaaTGGTCAAAAAATATGCTTGATAGGTACGGGTAACACGGATTTAAGTATgtatctgtgtgtttgtgtgcatgtgctgcgaggaaaaaaagaaacaaataaaaaaaaacctactaaAACCCGATCACGTTTTAATCCACACGGAGGAAATCCCAAGTTACACTtaaaaaagggataaaaacatTCCTCTTATCACGCGGCTAGAgcgtttccttcccctcctcttttaaGCAAGACGTGGAAGGACTTAGTACCAGAAAGAAGCTGTAGGTCGAGGAGGACTAGGCTGGCAGAGATTATTTAAATACACCCGAGGAAGGTCTTTATGCAGGCAAATACTAACAATAAATACCTAAAAAAACAGCATAGGAAGTGTCCGAAGCGTAAGCGGGAGCGGGgacgggcggcggggcggggcggggcggcaaCGCCCAGCGCGGACACGGATTGGTCGGATTTTGCCGCAGACCCGCGCGCAGCAGTGAGGCACGGGCCCGGCACGGCGAcgggcgcgccgccgccccctgctcctgccaccgACGGAGACACGGAGCCGCCTCGGAACCGTCACCCGCGCAaagtggggggggcagggacggggcgggagaggaaagaaggggaaaggcGCACCGGCTGAGagcgggcaggggccgggcggggcgggagcCCGGGGCCGCTGGCCACAGGCGGAGCCGACGGAGGCGTCCCGGGGGCCAGCGGCGGGGCAAGCGCCTGTGCCGCCGCCTCGCGGGAAGCCCGTGCCGAGGCGCGCGGGGGCCGCCCGGGGGCGGTGGGCGGGGGAAAGGGCGGAGACGGCGTCCGAGTGCCCGCCTCCCGCCGCAGTCCTCAACCAGGTCGGCTCCCGGGGAATATACCGCGGCTCCGCCGCGCTGTCGGCGTGCAGTGTGAAGCTGCGGGAGGTactaccatgtctggaagaggcaAGGGCGGGAAGGGGCTCGGCAAGGGGGGCGCCAAGCGCCACCGCAAGGTGCTGCGCGACAACATCCAGGGCATCACCAAGCCGGCCATCCGCCGCCTGGCTCGGCGCGGCGGCGTCAAGCGCATCTCGGGGCTCATCTACGAGGAGACGCGCGGCGTTCTCAAGGTCTTTCTGGAGAACGTGATCCGCGATGCCGTCACCTACACCGAGCACGCCAAGAGGAAGACGGTCACGGCCATGGACGTGGTGTACGCTCTCAAGCGACAGGGGCGCACCCTCTACGGCTTCGGCGGCTAAACTCGGATCGCAGACCTTGCACTGTCAAAACAcaaaggctcttttcagagcCACCCACAAATTTCACAATGAGAGCTGTTgattattacaaaaatattgctacaaaaaatactaaaaaattaacagaaacaaaGCTATGAAAATGCATAACTCAAAAGTTGTTCAGTGTATTGTATTTTAGTCAATGTGCATTATTTactatgtatataaaaatataattcagaaatCTGATAGAATACCCTTAGGTTTTAGTTTGCAATTACAGCTCTTTTTAGGAAAGCGTGGGGGCTCTTAAAAGAGCCTTTGGGTTAGATTTTTAAACCGTTTTTACTTGGAGCTGGTGTACTTGGTGACGGCCTTGGTGCCCTCGGAGACAGCGTGCTTGGCCAGCTCGCCGGGCAGCAGGAGCCGCACGGCCGTCTGGATCTCCCGCGAGGTGATGGTGGAGCGCTTGTTGTAGTGCGCCAGGCGCGAGGCCTCGCCGGCGATGCGCTCGAAGATGTCGTTGACGAAGGAGTTCATAATGCTCATGGCCTTGGACGAGATGCCCGTGTCGGGGTgcacctgcttcagcaccttgTACACGTAGATGGAGTAGCTCTCCTTCCTTGCTCTCTTTCGCTTCTTGTCACCCTTCTTCTGCGTCTTAGTGACAGCTTTCTTAGAGCCCTTCTTCGGTGCTGGGGCAGATTTGGCCGGCTCAGGCATCCTTGAAAGTTTATTTCCAAGATCTTCACTGTACCTCACAACATCGAAAATGGCGACTGCCACCCCTATTTATAAGGGCGTTATGCAAATTAGAGGATTGTAATCTTTCCATTCCTATTGGAGTAAAAAATATCAACGTAATTATAGGCACTTCCGTCCTGTTACTTGTCAGTTTAGGCGCTGCATCTACACAATCATTGTGCTTTGCAGCTGACACTAATGGTGGTATCATCCTCACTAGGAAGAACAATGTATCTAAATACATAGTAAAAGGTACACTGAGGTTACACTTACTAATGAGATTATTAAGAACTTCTGGTTCCCACGCTTTCCTAAAAAGAGCTGCAATTGCAAATGAAAACCTAAAGGTATTCTATCAGatttctgaattatatttttatacacatagCAAATAATGCACATTGACTAAAATACAATACACTGCACAACTGAGTTATGCATTTTCATAGCTttgcttctgttaattttttagtattttttgcaGTAATCAACAGCTCTCATTGTGAAGTTTGTGGGTGgctctgaaaagagcctttgTGTTTTGACA
Above is a window of Larus michahellis chromosome 1, bLarMic1.1, whole genome shotgun sequence DNA encoding:
- the LOC141737725 gene encoding histone H4; amino-acid sequence: MSGRGKGGKGLGKGGAKRHRKVLRDNIQGITKPAIRRLARRGGVKRISGLIYEETRGVLKVFLENVIRDAVTYTEHAKRKTVTAMDVVYALKRQGRTLYGFGG
- the LOC141737726 gene encoding histone H2B 7; this translates as MPEPAKSAPAPKKGSKKAVTKTQKKGDKKRKRARKESYSIYVYKVLKQVHPDTGISSKAMSIMNSFVNDIFERIAGEASRLAHYNKRSTITSREIQTAVRLLLPGELAKHAVSEGTKAVTKYTSSK